From the genome of Desulfovibrio sp. JY:
GAACGTCCTCGAAGGAATTATAAAAATACAATGTAAAACGCCATGTCGTGAATCAAGAGGCTGTTCAGCTGGTGGGGACACAATAAAATGTACGGCATTGAAGTGCTTGGAATCAAAAAAATATGATGGATGCTGGCAGTGTGGCGAGTATGAGGACTGTGAAAAGCTCAAATTTCTTAAGATGAGTTATGGTTTTGTCATTAACGAGAATTTAACAACCATCAAGGAAGAGGGTGAGGAAAAAGTTAGATCACATGGTTCTCAATATTATGCATGGCAAAGAAAACTTTCCAGTACAAGGTAGATGTGGGCGTTTTTGTAGGGAGTTGAAGGCAGGATCGTATGTATTTTGTCATCATGAACCCGATAGCACGACAGATAATGAATCCATGTAGCCAGGCCAATGGGTAATTTTTCTATCCTTCACCGTGGTAATTGAACAAAATCTATTATTATAGTCTTTCCCAGAGAGTGTCCCGAAAATTGGGTAACGCCCCTGGTTG
Proteins encoded in this window:
- a CDS encoding DUF3795 domain-containing protein, whose translation is MDKKLVCPCGLTCCDCMFYKDEIYDAALKLKNLIVDSRLDFFLKACSDEKTLAAMGEHLDLGRGSTQIELSEKYGIFKEIPTFMNVLEGIIKIQCKTPCRESRGCSAGGDTIKCTALKCLESKKYDGCWQCGEYEDCEKLKFLKMSYGFVINENLTTIKEEGEEKVRSHGSQYYAWQRKLSSTR